A stretch of DNA from Streptomyces xanthii:
CGTGGGTGACATCAGAATGCCTTCTTGTCGCCGGTGGTCGTGCGCTCGAGGATCAAGCGTAGTTACTGATGAGAACCACCGAAGGAAGACTGCGCTGCGATGAACACGATCTTGGTGACGGGAGCCAACGGGAGCCTCGGCTCGGCGACCCTGGAGGCGCTGCGGGCGAGCGGTGCCCCGGCCACGGGCGGCAGCCGGACGCCCGGCGCGGGGATGCGGCGTCTCGACTTCGACGACCCCTCGAGCCTGGACCTCACAGAAGTGGCGACCCTGGTACTGGTCTCCGCCGGGTACGCCGAGGACGACCGGGTCGTCGCCCGGCACGCGGCGGTCCTGGACGCCGCAGTCCGCGACGGCGTCCGTCATGTCCTCTACACCAGCCTGACCACGGCCGGTGACCACCTCGGTTTCGCGCTGGCCCACCGCGCCACCGAACACCTCGTCCGCGCGAGCGGGCTTTCGTGGACGATCCTGCGCAACGGCCTGTACGCCGAACTCTTCGGCGGCCTGCTGATGTGGTCCGGCGAGGGTGTCGAGTCGGCTTTCGGGGACGGCGCCCTGGCGGCGGTGGCCCGCGAGGACCTCGCCGACGCTGCCGCGATCGTCGCGGCGGATCCCGCCCCGCACGCGGAGCGCGTCTACGACCTGGTCGGTACGCCGATCACAGCGCGGGAGGTCGCGGGCCGACTCGGTGTCCCCCATCGCACGATCGGCCTGGGCGAGTACCGGCGCAGGCTCCTCGACGAGACGCCCGGGCTCCTGCCGTTCCAGCCGCCCATGCTCGCCTCGATCGCCACCGGCGTCCGGCACGGTTTCCTGGCCGGCACGACCCCCGACCTCACGGCCCTGCTCGGCCGCCCGGCCCGCGACCCCTTGGCCACCGCCGCGTCAGCGTCCTCCACCGGTCGCCGGTCTGCTTAGGCCAGCAGCGACACGACCATGGCGACCAGGCCGATCGCCACCAGGAGTGTCACCACGGCGATCGCGATCAGGGGCATGGTGCCCCAGCCCTTGCGCAACAGCTCGGACTGCGGGTACGAGATGGCGGCGGACGTCCCTTCCTCGCCGGGTGGGGTCTCGCCGGGCGGCACTGCGCCACCGGCGGCAAGGCCTGGCGTTCGGCGCGGATCGGGGTCGGTCCCGTTCATGACACGCCTCCTCTCGGTGACGTCTGCGCCCGACGGGTACCCCCGCACCGGCGGGGGTACCGTCCCTTTCCGCATGGTTCGATCACTTCCGGGTACCGGAAAGCCATCGGACGAGCCGCTGGGGGAAGACCATGTGTGACGACACGATCCCCATGGAACTGTTCGCGGGCGCGGCCCAGGACGCCCTGCGCGACCTCCGCCGGTCCTCCGACGACGTGGCCGCGCTGGACACCCTCGCCGCCTGCGACATCCTCGTACCGGAGCCGGCCGGTTCCGACGCAGGGAACAGCCCGGAGTACGGCAGACTGACCCTGCCCGTGATCGACGAACCGCCGGGGCTGCACGCCGTGCCCGTCTTCACGTCACCGGAGCGCATGGGCCAGGCGCTCCCCGGCATCCGCAGGAGCCATCAGGTGCAGCTCGGCCTGCTGGCGGCCAATTGGCCCACCGACGAGGACCTGGCCCTCCTCATCGATCCGGGCCACCACGACGGCCTCATCCTGACCAGCCGGGGCGTGCGCTCCCTGCTCGCGGAGCGCGGGGACGGCGCCTAGGAAACAGCCTCTAGAGTCCCAGGTCGCGGCCGACGATCTCCTTCATGATCTCGGTGGTGCCGCCGTAGATCGTGCTGATGCGCGAGTCCAGGTAGTCGTGCGCGATGCGGTACTCGAGCATGTAGCCGTAGGCGCCGTGGAGTTGGAGGCAGCGGCCGACGGTGTTCACGTACGTCTCGGTGGCCCAGAACTTCGCGGCGGCCGCGTCGACCGCCGAGAGCTCGCCGCGGGAGTGCCGGGCGAGGAGGTCGTCGAGGTGACTGCGGCCGACGCGGGCGGTGGTGACCATCTCGGCGAGTTCGAAGCGGGTGTTCTGGAACGAGCCGATGGGCTTGCCGAACGCCGTGCGCTGCTTGACGTAGTCCAAGGTGCGTTCGAGAACGCCCTCCATGGACGCGATGGCG
This window harbors:
- a CDS encoding NAD(P)H-binding protein, whose protein sequence is MNTILVTGANGSLGSATLEALRASGAPATGGSRTPGAGMRRLDFDDPSSLDLTEVATLVLVSAGYAEDDRVVARHAAVLDAAVRDGVRHVLYTSLTTAGDHLGFALAHRATEHLVRASGLSWTILRNGLYAELFGGLLMWSGEGVESAFGDGALAAVAREDLADAAAIVAADPAPHAERVYDLVGTPITAREVAGRLGVPHRTIGLGEYRRRLLDETPGLLPFQPPMLASIATGVRHGFLAGTTPDLTALLGRPARDPLATAASASSTGRRSA
- a CDS encoding DUF6480 family protein codes for the protein MNGTDPDPRRTPGLAAGGAVPPGETPPGEEGTSAAISYPQSELLRKGWGTMPLIAIAVVTLLVAIGLVAMVVSLLA
- a CDS encoding SseB family protein, coding for MCDDTIPMELFAGAAQDALRDLRRSSDDVAALDTLAACDILVPEPAGSDAGNSPEYGRLTLPVIDEPPGLHAVPVFTSPERMGQALPGIRRSHQVQLGLLAANWPTDEDLALLIDPGHHDGLILTSRGVRSLLAERGDGA